From one Brevundimonas sp. PAMC22021 genomic stretch:
- a CDS encoding nucleotidyltransferase family protein — MSEVILEPTFEPPPEALAFYEESLRLLKESGVPFLLSGTYAVTAYTGIRRPTKDLDVFCKPGDYPRILAFFQAKGYRTDVEDERWIAKVWKDDKHFFDVIFAMSNGTIAVSDAWFGGDLIKVYGHEVKITPPTALILSKVFIQDRYRYDGADVNHVILKQSEAIDWKSLLDQMDLYWEVLMSHLLNFRFAYPTERDRVPRWLMEELSERLEAQIDLPAPRVKVCRGRLFSPRDYVADISEWGFGDVVGKGLEERHDPVH, encoded by the coding sequence ATGTCCGAAGTCATTCTCGAACCGACCTTCGAGCCGCCGCCCGAAGCGCTGGCCTTTTACGAAGAGAGCCTGCGGCTACTGAAGGAATCGGGCGTGCCGTTTCTGCTGTCGGGCACCTATGCGGTGACCGCCTACACCGGCATCCGGCGGCCGACCAAGGATCTGGACGTCTTCTGCAAGCCCGGGGACTATCCCCGCATTCTGGCCTTCTTCCAGGCCAAGGGCTATCGCACCGACGTCGAGGACGAGCGCTGGATCGCCAAGGTCTGGAAGGACGACAAGCACTTCTTTGACGTCATCTTCGCCATGTCCAACGGCACCATCGCGGTGTCGGACGCCTGGTTCGGCGGCGACCTCATCAAGGTCTACGGCCATGAGGTGAAGATCACCCCGCCGACCGCCCTGATCCTGTCCAAGGTCTTCATCCAGGACCGCTACCGGTACGACGGCGCCGACGTGAACCACGTCATTCTGAAACAGTCCGAGGCCATCGACTGGAAGAGCCTGCTGGACCAGATGGACCTGTACTGGGAGGTGCTGATGTCGCACCTGCTGAACTTCCGCTTCGCCTATCCGACGGAGCGCGACCGCGTGCCGCGCTGGCTGATGGAGGAGCTCAGCGAGCGGTTGGAGGCGCAGATCGATCTGCCGGCGCCGCGTGTGAAGGTGTGCCGCGGCCGCCTGTTCAGCCCGCGCGACTATGTGGCCGACATCTCAGAATGGGGCTTCGGCGACGTGGTCGGCAAGGGCCTGGAGGAGCGCCATGATCCCGTCCACTGA
- a CDS encoding metallophosphoesterase, translating into MIPSTDPVSLSDAANDPPATDPQTPQPGMDQGPARKLRVAAVGDLHVGETSERPYRDLFERVGDDADVLCLCGDLVNYGKTREVEILLEDLKACRIPMVGVLGNHEHECGQPDHVFKMLCDAGVKMLGEGRAYEIEGVGFAGGKGFVGGFGRYMLSPFGEQSIKTFVGEAVEDANAIDTSIRTLRTERSVVLLHYAPVVETVMGEPPEIHAFLGSSRLAETIDRYDNVKLVVHGHAHRGAHEGRTNKGVPVYNVALPVLRTLGETPYRVFEI; encoded by the coding sequence ATGATCCCGTCCACTGATCCCGTGAGCCTGTCGGACGCCGCCAACGACCCGCCCGCGACCGACCCTCAGACGCCCCAGCCCGGCATGGACCAGGGTCCGGCGCGCAAGCTGCGCGTGGCCGCCGTGGGCGACCTGCATGTCGGAGAAACGTCCGAGCGCCCGTACCGCGACCTGTTCGAACGGGTGGGCGACGACGCGGACGTGCTGTGCCTGTGCGGGGACTTGGTCAACTACGGCAAGACGCGCGAGGTCGAGATTCTGCTGGAGGACCTCAAGGCCTGCCGCATCCCCATGGTGGGCGTCTTGGGCAACCACGAGCACGAGTGCGGCCAGCCCGACCATGTGTTCAAGATGCTGTGCGACGCCGGGGTCAAGATGCTGGGCGAAGGCCGGGCCTATGAGATCGAGGGGGTGGGCTTCGCCGGCGGCAAGGGGTTCGTCGGCGGCTTCGGCCGCTACATGCTGAGCCCGTTCGGCGAGCAGTCGATCAAGACCTTCGTGGGCGAGGCGGTCGAGGACGCCAACGCCATCGACACTTCGATCCGCACCCTGCGCACCGAACGCTCGGTGGTGCTGCTGCATTATGCGCCGGTGGTGGAGACGGTGATGGGCGAGCCGCCGGAGATCCACGCCTTTCTGGGCTCCTCGCGCCTGGCCGAGACCATCGACCGCTACGACAACGTCAAGCTGGTGGTCCACGGCCACGCCCACCGCGGCGCGCACGAGGGACGGACCAACAAGGGGGTGCCGGTCTACAACGTCGCCCTGCCGGTGCTCCGGACCCTGGGCGAGACTCCCTACCGCGTGTTCGAGATCTAG
- a CDS encoding TMEM165/GDT1 family protein, giving the protein MEAFLISTGLVSIAEIGDKTMLLSIVMAATWRRPAPIILGILAATLLNHAFAALAGTVLAQFIQGEWMRWIVGVAFLGFAGWALIPDTLEEQSADVQRGFWAIFWTTASAFFLIEMGDKTQVATAMLAARFEDLPAVVAGSTLGMMLVNGPAVLLGETAARRLPLKWIRLAAAAGFAATGLWILFAG; this is encoded by the coding sequence TTGGAGGCCTTTCTGATCTCGACCGGCCTGGTCTCCATCGCGGAGATCGGGGACAAGACCATGTTGCTGTCGATCGTCATGGCGGCGACCTGGCGGCGGCCCGCGCCCATCATCCTGGGCATCCTCGCGGCGACGCTGCTGAACCACGCGTTCGCGGCGCTGGCCGGCACGGTGCTGGCCCAGTTCATCCAGGGCGAGTGGATGCGGTGGATCGTCGGGGTCGCCTTTCTGGGCTTCGCCGGCTGGGCGCTGATCCCCGACACGCTTGAAGAACAGTCGGCGGACGTCCAGCGCGGCTTCTGGGCCATCTTCTGGACCACCGCCTCGGCCTTTTTCCTGATCGAGATGGGCGACAAGACCCAGGTCGCCACCGCCATGCTGGCCGCGCGGTTCGAGGACCTGCCGGCCGTGGTCGCGGGATCGACCCTGGGCATGATGCTGGTCAACGGCCCGGCCGTGCTGCTGGGCGAGACGGCGGCCCGGCGCCTGCCGCTGAAGTGGATCCGCCTCGCGGCGGCGGCCGGCTTCGCCGCCACCGGCCTATGGATCCTCTTCGCCGGCTAG
- a CDS encoding phosphatase PAP2 family protein yields the protein MTSSALRPFFTRAVRLARTEFAVLGAMAVIALGIMAFVELADDMTEADGQALDGRILTMMRPYADDPSRPWGPWWLKEAASDITSLGGISVLGLFATIAVVFLLTQRKWLSSMLLIVGLAGGVALSEGLKAVFERERPPEIVQAVETINASFPSGHALLSTVFYLTLGVMLTRAFPRRRFKIFVLVVSVIMALLVGATRVYLGAHWASDVLAGWSVGAAWAMALWLVAYAVERFQQARRAPLQDAPTPAAI from the coding sequence ATGACTTCGTCCGCCCTCAGACCCTTTTTCACCCGCGCCGTGCGTCTGGCCCGCACCGAGTTCGCCGTTCTGGGCGCCATGGCGGTGATCGCGCTGGGCATTATGGCCTTCGTGGAGCTTGCCGACGACATGACCGAGGCGGACGGTCAGGCGCTGGACGGCCGCATCCTGACGATGATGCGGCCCTACGCCGACGATCCCTCCCGGCCATGGGGTCCCTGGTGGCTGAAGGAGGCGGCGTCGGACATCACCTCCCTGGGCGGCATCTCGGTCTTGGGGCTGTTCGCCACCATCGCGGTGGTGTTTCTGCTGACTCAGCGCAAATGGCTGTCCTCAATGCTGCTGATCGTGGGGCTGGCCGGCGGCGTCGCCCTGTCGGAGGGGCTGAAGGCGGTGTTCGAGCGCGAGCGTCCGCCCGAGATCGTCCAGGCGGTGGAGACGATCAACGCCAGCTTCCCGTCGGGCCATGCGCTCCTGTCCACCGTCTTCTATCTGACGCTGGGGGTCATGCTGACGCGCGCCTTTCCGCGCCGTCGGTTCAAGATCTTCGTCCTGGTGGTGTCGGTGATCATGGCGCTGCTGGTCGGGGCGACGCGGGTCTATCTGGGCGCGCACTGGGCCTCCGACGTCCTGGCCGGCTGGAGCGTCGGCGCGGCCTGGGCCATGGCGCTGTGGCTGGTCGCCTATGCGGTGGAGCGGTTCCAGCAGGCGCGCCGCGCCCCGCTTCAGGACGCGCCCACCCCCGCCGCCATCTGA
- a CDS encoding ribonucleoside-diphosphate reductase subunit alpha — protein MTANFAGSEPVKTPFRPQLAAVEAGVRIDRSRDSLLTDFGKKTLEDRYLLAGESYQDMFARVATAFSDDAGHAQRVYDYMSRLWFMPATPVLSNGGADRGLPISCFLNAVGDSLGGIQNVWNENVALASNGGGIGTYWGGVRSIGEKVKGAGKTSGIIPFIRVMDSLTLAISQGSLRRGSAAVYLDVFHPEIEEFLEIRKPSGDFNRKSLNLHHGINITDEFMEAVKTGATFDLKSPKSGEVRKTVDARSLWTKILEIRMQTGEPYLIFSDTVNRQMAPHQKALGLKVKQSNLCAEIMLHTGKDHLGVDRTAVCCLSSVNAETFLEWRKEPRFIEDVMRFLDNVLEDFIQRAPPAMADAVYSARRERSVGLGLMGFHSFLQAQGVAFESAMAKSWNMRLFKHLRREADKASRLLAEEKGPCLDAADQGVMERFSHKLAIAPTASISIICGGTSAGIEPIPANIYTHKTLSGSFAVKNPYLERLLEQKGINTEAVWNTILEKEGSVQHIDELDEDQKGVFKTAFELDQRWLIELAADRAPEICQAQSLNLFIPGDVNKWDLHMLHWSAWERGVKSLYYLRSKSVQRAAFAGAEDKKEDEIDPNQPDLFSMPKTDYDECLACQ, from the coding sequence ATGACGGCCAACTTCGCAGGTTCGGAGCCGGTCAAGACGCCGTTTCGGCCGCAGCTGGCGGCGGTGGAGGCGGGCGTGCGCATCGACCGCTCGCGCGATTCGCTGCTGACCGACTTCGGCAAGAAGACGCTGGAGGACCGCTATCTGCTGGCCGGCGAAAGCTACCAGGACATGTTCGCGCGGGTGGCCACCGCCTTCTCCGACGACGCCGGCCACGCCCAGCGCGTCTACGACTACATGAGCCGGCTGTGGTTCATGCCGGCCACGCCCGTCCTGTCCAACGGCGGCGCCGACCGCGGCCTGCCGATCTCCTGCTTTCTGAACGCGGTGGGCGACAGCCTGGGCGGCATCCAGAACGTCTGGAACGAGAACGTGGCCTTGGCCTCCAACGGCGGTGGCATCGGCACCTATTGGGGCGGCGTCCGGTCGATCGGCGAAAAGGTCAAGGGCGCGGGCAAGACCTCCGGCATCATCCCCTTCATCCGCGTGATGGACTCGCTGACGCTGGCGATCAGCCAGGGTTCGCTGCGGCGGGGCTCGGCGGCGGTCTACCTGGACGTCTTCCACCCGGAGATCGAGGAGTTCCTGGAGATCCGCAAGCCGTCGGGCGACTTCAACCGCAAGTCCCTGAACCTGCACCACGGCATCAACATCACCGACGAGTTCATGGAGGCGGTGAAGACCGGCGCGACCTTTGATCTGAAGTCGCCCAAGAGCGGCGAGGTCAGAAAGACCGTGGACGCCCGCAGCCTGTGGACCAAGATCCTCGAGATCCGGATGCAGACGGGCGAGCCCTATCTGATCTTCTCCGACACGGTGAACCGCCAGATGGCGCCGCACCAGAAGGCGCTGGGCCTCAAGGTCAAGCAGTCCAACCTGTGCGCCGAGATCATGCTGCACACGGGCAAGGACCACCTAGGCGTCGACCGGACCGCCGTCTGCTGCCTGTCGTCGGTCAACGCCGAGACGTTCCTGGAATGGCGCAAGGAGCCTCGCTTCATCGAGGACGTGATGCGCTTCCTCGACAATGTGCTGGAGGACTTCATCCAGCGCGCGCCGCCGGCCATGGCCGACGCCGTCTATTCGGCCAGGCGCGAGCGCTCGGTCGGTCTGGGGCTGATGGGCTTCCACTCCTTCCTTCAGGCGCAGGGCGTGGCGTTCGAATCCGCGATGGCCAAGTCGTGGAACATGCGGCTGTTCAAGCACCTGCGCCGCGAGGCCGACAAGGCCAGCCGCCTGCTGGCCGAGGAAAAGGGACCCTGCCTGGACGCCGCCGACCAGGGCGTGATGGAGCGGTTCAGCCACAAGCTGGCCATCGCCCCGACCGCCTCCATCTCGATCATCTGCGGCGGCACGAGCGCCGGCATCGAGCCGATCCCGGCCAACATCTATACCCACAAGACCCTGTCGGGCTCGTTCGCGGTCAAGAACCCCTATCTGGAGCGACTGCTCGAGCAGAAGGGCATCAACACCGAGGCCGTGTGGAACACCATCCTGGAGAAGGAAGGCTCGGTCCAGCACATCGACGAACTCGACGAGGACCAGAAGGGCGTGTTCAAGACCGCCTTTGAGCTGGACCAGCGCTGGCTGATCGAACTGGCCGCCGATCGCGCGCCGGAAATCTGCCAGGCCCAATCGCTGAACCTGTTCATCCCTGGCGACGTCAACAAGTGGGACCTGCACATGCTGCACTGGTCGGCGTGGGAGCGGGGCGTGAAGTCGCTCTACTATCTGCGCTCCAAGTCGGTGCAGCGCGCCGCCTTCGCCGGCGCCGAGGACAAAAAGGAAGACGAGATCGATCCGAACCAGCCGGACCTCTTCTCCATGCCCAAGACAGACTACGACGAGTGCCTCGCCTGCCAATAG
- a CDS encoding lipid A-modifier LpxR family protein, translating to MRLRAWIAGCGGVLVGAAAGLSPAEAQTWAPHAWNDAASDTIKLDAQAPFTARADAAFGPAVELAADFKPAQGAAATDRRDVWLEHDGFTDRVSLSTSGRLRRADGAPLPATLLDEAELDPTDYDVRYVRGWSGARTRTASGLEVSLTPHAGFGVGSRGGSAEAGATLRVGSGLKKLMPDGDEVFGERSRWFVYAAGSGRAVGYNFARTRDGDYARSGYSRDEGAFLGDASIGVAYRRGAMQGSLGVVYREIETEGVNFGPDVDTDVDEGLIAFQFSIKAN from the coding sequence ATGCGTCTGAGGGCTTGGATCGCGGGTTGCGGGGGCGTGCTGGTCGGCGCGGCCGCCGGCCTGTCACCGGCCGAGGCTCAGACCTGGGCGCCTCACGCTTGGAACGACGCGGCTTCGGATACGATCAAGCTGGACGCCCAGGCGCCGTTCACGGCCCGCGCCGACGCCGCCTTCGGACCCGCGGTCGAGCTCGCGGCCGACTTCAAGCCCGCACAGGGCGCGGCGGCCACGGACCGGCGCGACGTGTGGCTCGAGCATGATGGCTTCACCGATCGCGTCAGCCTCAGCACCAGCGGACGCCTGCGCCGCGCCGACGGCGCCCCCTTGCCGGCGACCCTGCTGGACGAGGCCGAGCTTGATCCGACCGACTACGATGTCCGCTATGTGCGCGGCTGGTCGGGCGCGCGAACCCGCACCGCCTCCGGCCTCGAGGTCAGCCTGACGCCCCACGCCGGCTTCGGCGTCGGCAGCCGGGGCGGCTCGGCGGAGGCGGGCGCCACCCTGCGCGTGGGCTCGGGCCTGAAGAAGCTGATGCCCGACGGCGACGAGGTGTTCGGCGAACGCTCGCGCTGGTTCGTCTACGCCGCCGGCTCGGGCCGCGCGGTCGGCTACAACTTCGCCCGCACGCGCGACGGCGACTACGCCCGCTCGGGATACAGCCGCGACGAGGGCGCATTTCTGGGCGACGCCTCCATCGGCGTGGCCTATCGCCGGGGCGCGATGCAGGGCTCGCTCGGCGTCGTCTATCGCGAGATCGAGACCGAGGGCGTCAACTTCGGCCCCGACGTTGACACCGACGTGGACGAGGGCCTGATCGCCTTCCAGTTCTCGATCAAGGCCAACTGA
- a CDS encoding gamma-glutamyltransferase family protein, producing MGPFRRLLAVLLTPIVLAACQTPAHPASSAAAFSVAAEQPARGPFVAAANPLAAEAGMAVLRRGGSAVDAAVAVQAVLGLVEPQSSGLGGGAFMMVYDAETGAVEAYDGRETAPAAATPELFQENGRPLAFRDAVLSGRSTGAPGVVAMLAMAQGEHGKLAWRDLFGDARALASDGFVVSPRLAGMIASTSAQVPEAGAADVIRYFTRPDGGRYQAGDRLRNPDYAATLDRLAAEGPSAFYQGEIARDIAARTREAPRPGALTAADIAAYRPLKRDAVCRPYRLYVVCAPPPPSSGVSILQMLAMAERTPDLTRGPQSPEAWVAFGRLQRLMYADRDRYIGDADFVGVPLAGLLAEDYVTARAALVPQVNGPVDAGRPTGSAPAGADRTLEPAGTSHFVIVGAEGNAVSMTTTVESVFGSGRMTHGFFLNNQLTDFSFSPTEADGAPAANAVAAGKRPRSSMSPILILDREGQLVGALGSPGGSSILAYNLKALIGVLDWGLTMQEAIDLPNLVVRAETIGADTAGFDAATREALAQAGMSLRPNASETSGLHGAIWRNGRWDGGADRRREGVALTAP from the coding sequence ATGGGACCGTTTCGCCGCCTTCTCGCTGTCCTGCTGACGCCGATCGTGCTGGCCGCCTGCCAGACGCCGGCGCATCCCGCCTCGTCCGCCGCTGCGTTCAGCGTGGCGGCGGAGCAACCGGCGCGCGGACCGTTCGTGGCGGCCGCCAATCCGTTGGCGGCGGAGGCGGGCATGGCGGTGCTGCGGCGCGGCGGATCGGCCGTGGATGCAGCCGTGGCCGTGCAAGCGGTGCTGGGGCTGGTCGAGCCGCAGTCGTCGGGCCTGGGCGGCGGCGCCTTCATGATGGTCTATGACGCCGAGACCGGCGCGGTCGAGGCTTACGACGGGCGCGAGACGGCGCCGGCCGCGGCGACGCCGGAGCTGTTTCAGGAGAATGGCCGCCCTCTGGCTTTCCGCGATGCGGTGCTGTCGGGTCGCTCGACCGGCGCGCCCGGCGTGGTGGCCATGCTGGCGATGGCGCAGGGCGAGCACGGCAAGCTGGCGTGGCGCGACCTGTTCGGCGACGCGCGCGCGCTGGCCAGCGACGGTTTCGTGGTCAGCCCGCGTCTGGCCGGCATGATCGCCTCGACTTCGGCGCAGGTTCCGGAAGCGGGCGCTGCGGACGTGATCCGCTACTTCACCCGCCCGGACGGGGGGCGCTATCAGGCGGGCGACCGCCTGCGCAATCCAGACTACGCCGCGACGCTGGACCGGCTCGCCGCCGAGGGACCCTCGGCCTTCTACCAGGGGGAGATCGCACGCGACATCGCCGCCAGGACGCGGGAGGCGCCGCGCCCCGGCGCGCTGACGGCGGCCGACATCGCCGCATATCGACCGCTGAAGCGCGACGCCGTGTGTCGGCCCTATCGTCTGTATGTCGTCTGCGCGCCGCCGCCGCCGTCGAGCGGGGTGTCGATCCTGCAAATGCTGGCCATGGCCGAGCGGACGCCGGATTTGACCCGGGGGCCGCAAAGCCCCGAGGCCTGGGTCGCATTCGGGCGGCTGCAGCGACTGATGTACGCCGACCGGGATCGCTACATCGGCGACGCCGACTTCGTGGGCGTGCCGCTCGCCGGTTTGTTGGCCGAAGACTATGTCACGGCGCGCGCCGCCCTGGTCCCGCAGGTCAATGGACCGGTCGATGCGGGGCGCCCGACGGGCAGCGCGCCCGCGGGTGCGGACAGGACGCTTGAGCCGGCCGGCACCTCTCACTTCGTAATCGTCGGCGCCGAAGGCAATGCCGTCAGCATGACAACGACGGTCGAGAGCGTGTTCGGCTCCGGCCGCATGACCCATGGCTTCTTCCTGAACAATCAGCTGACCGACTTCTCCTTTTCGCCGACGGAGGCGGATGGCGCGCCGGCGGCCAATGCGGTGGCGGCGGGCAAGCGGCCCCGGTCCTCGATGAGCCCGATCCTGATCCTGGACCGTGAGGGACAGCTGGTCGGCGCGCTGGGGTCGCCCGGCGGCTCCAGCATCCTGGCCTATAATCTGAAGGCGCTGATCGGCGTGCTGGACTGGGGCCTGACGATGCAGGAGGCGATCGACCTGCCCAACCTGGTGGTGCGCGCAGAGACCATTGGGGCAGACACCGCCGGTTTCGACGCGGCGACGCGGGAGGCGCTGGCCCAAGCCGGCATGAGCTTGCGGCCCAATGCGTCAGAGACCTCGGGCCTGCACGGCGCGATCTGGCGCAATGGACGCTGGGACGGCGGCGCGGACCGGCGGCGAGAGGGCGTGGCCCTGACCGCGCCCTGA
- a CDS encoding TonB-dependent receptor, with translation MHVRSPSRHVLLTAAAWSVLAAPALAQSVQPSASPSDSTTLEDVIVTGAPYGVSQRAAVIATDVLDEQTLATAPSASLGDLLNGRPGVRSTDFAPGASRPVIRGLSGPRVQVLTNGIGLIDASSVSPDHAVATDPAEANRIEIIRGPSTLVYGGSAIGGVVNVLDGRIPTEIPEGGIDGVVSGQVSSVDDGRGGFGRVTVGGGAFAFNIDAVKRRTDDYEIPSPSISQRLADAEGIEREGGDTQPNSYTDLEAWGVGGAYIGDKGFAGLSYKETDSEYGVVAEESVFIKLNQERWDARGEYRFDQGPFSALRGSYGHADYTHTEFEDVGEPGTVFNSDGWEGRADLVQRARGGWNGAVGVQALSRDFEAIGEEAFVPTVGIEEIGVYTVQRLDLGNHGFEGGLRYDRRTLNAVPLGEDAEVEREFDNWSGSVAGFLRPAPGLFLGLSLAHNQRAPSEVELFADGVHIATAAYETGDIDLDTEKVTTLEGTAHYDRGRFSGDLHLYHSWYDGFIDERPTGEEFLFEEEDELFPVYQFVQTDAQFYGFEVEGAYALWEDGDRKLSLEGAADYVRADTDLGPAARIPPWSATGRLAWTTARYDASVEVRHVAEQDRIANEFELPTDSYTLLNLAAAVRPFSDRNVTVFAEARNLTDEEAREHASFLKDIAPLPGRNLRVGVAYRF, from the coding sequence ATGCACGTCCGATCCCCTTCCCGTCATGTCCTGCTCACCGCCGCCGCCTGGTCCGTCCTCGCCGCGCCGGCTTTGGCGCAGTCCGTCCAGCCCTCGGCCTCCCCGTCCGACAGCACGACCCTGGAGGACGTCATCGTCACCGGCGCGCCTTATGGCGTCAGCCAGCGCGCCGCGGTGATCGCCACGGACGTGCTGGATGAGCAGACGCTGGCGACCGCGCCGTCCGCGTCGCTGGGCGACCTGCTGAACGGCCGCCCGGGCGTGCGCTCCACCGACTTTGCACCCGGCGCCAGCCGTCCCGTGATCCGGGGGCTCAGCGGCCCGCGCGTGCAGGTGCTGACGAACGGCATCGGCCTGATCGACGCCTCGTCCGTGTCGCCCGACCATGCGGTGGCGACCGACCCGGCCGAGGCCAACCGCATCGAGATCATCCGCGGGCCCTCCACCCTGGTCTATGGCGGCTCGGCCATCGGCGGCGTGGTTAATGTGCTGGACGGCCGCATCCCTACCGAGATCCCCGAAGGGGGGATCGACGGCGTGGTCTCGGGCCAGGTGTCCAGCGTCGACGACGGCCGCGGCGGTTTTGGCCGCGTCACCGTGGGCGGCGGCGCCTTCGCCTTCAACATCGATGCGGTGAAGCGTCGGACAGACGACTACGAGATTCCCTCGCCCTCCATCTCTCAGCGCCTGGCCGATGCGGAAGGGATCGAACGCGAGGGCGGCGATACTCAGCCGAACAGCTACACCGACCTGGAGGCCTGGGGCGTCGGCGGCGCCTATATCGGCGACAAGGGCTTCGCCGGCCTGTCCTACAAGGAGACCGACAGCGAGTATGGCGTGGTCGCCGAGGAGAGCGTCTTCATCAAGCTGAACCAGGAACGCTGGGACGCACGCGGCGAATACCGCTTCGATCAGGGTCCGTTCTCGGCCCTGCGCGGGTCCTACGGCCATGCCGACTACACCCACACCGAGTTCGAGGACGTGGGCGAGCCGGGCACCGTGTTCAACTCGGACGGTTGGGAAGGTCGCGCCGACCTGGTCCAGCGGGCGCGCGGCGGATGGAACGGCGCCGTCGGCGTCCAGGCCCTTTCGCGCGACTTCGAAGCCATCGGCGAGGAAGCCTTCGTGCCCACCGTCGGCATCGAGGAGATCGGCGTCTATACGGTTCAGCGCCTCGATCTGGGCAACCACGGTTTCGAAGGCGGCCTGCGCTATGACCGCCGCACATTGAACGCCGTGCCGCTGGGCGAGGACGCCGAGGTCGAGCGCGAGTTCGACAACTGGTCCGGCTCGGTCGCCGGCTTCCTGCGCCCCGCGCCCGGCCTGTTCCTGGGCCTCAGCCTCGCGCACAACCAGCGCGCACCCAGCGAGGTCGAGCTGTTCGCCGACGGCGTCCACATCGCCACCGCCGCTTATGAGACCGGCGACATCGACCTGGACACCGAAAAGGTCACGACGCTCGAGGGCACGGCCCACTACGACCGCGGCCGTTTCTCGGGCGACCTGCACCTCTATCATTCCTGGTACGACGGCTTCATCGACGAGCGGCCGACCGGGGAGGAGTTCCTGTTCGAGGAAGAGGACGAGCTGTTCCCGGTCTACCAGTTCGTGCAGACGGACGCGCAGTTCTACGGCTTCGAAGTCGAGGGCGCCTACGCCCTGTGGGAGGACGGCGATCGCAAGCTGTCGCTGGAGGGCGCGGCCGACTATGTCCGCGCCGACACCGACCTGGGTCCCGCCGCCCGCATCCCGCCGTGGTCGGCGACGGGCCGCCTGGCCTGGACCACCGCCCGCTACGACGCCAGCGTCGAGGTGCGCCATGTGGCCGAGCAGGACCGGATCGCCAACGAATTCGAGCTGCCGACCGACAGCTACACCCTGCTGAACCTGGCGGCGGCGGTGCGGCCGTTCTCCGATCGGAACGTCACCGTCTTCGCCGAGGCGCGCAACCTGACAGACGAGGAGGCGCGCGAGCACGCGTCCTTCCTCAAGGACATCGCACCGCTTCCGGGTCGCAACCTGCGCGTCGGCGTCGCCTACCGCTTCTAA
- the galE gene encoding UDP-glucose 4-epimerase GalE yields MTQTVLVAGGAGYVGSHVCLALSQAGFRPVVYDNLSNGHAAFVQWGELEQGDIGDAARLDQVIARHRPIAVLHFAALIEVGESVKEPGRFYQNNVAGAITLIEAARRGGVEAMVFSSTCATYGDPVRLPMDEAHPQAPLNPYGRSKLMIEQALADYSTYAGFRSVSLRYFNAAGADEEGRIGERHHPETHAIPLAVQTALGVRQGFKLFGDDYDTRDGTAVRDYIHVMDLADAHVRALRYLLDGGETTAINLGTGTGTTVKELVETIRRTTNRAFPVEVVERRPGDAPCLVANNTRAREVLGWTPTRTLDDIVRTAWRWHAAEIERATPELV; encoded by the coding sequence ATGACGCAGACGGTTCTGGTGGCGGGCGGCGCCGGCTATGTCGGGTCGCACGTGTGCCTGGCGCTGTCGCAGGCCGGATTCCGGCCCGTCGTCTACGACAACCTGTCGAATGGTCATGCCGCCTTTGTGCAGTGGGGCGAGCTGGAGCAGGGCGACATCGGCGACGCGGCGCGTCTGGATCAGGTGATCGCGCGCCATCGGCCGATCGCGGTGCTGCACTTCGCGGCCCTGATCGAGGTGGGCGAGTCCGTGAAGGAGCCGGGTCGCTTCTACCAGAACAACGTGGCCGGCGCGATCACCCTGATCGAGGCGGCGCGGCGGGGCGGCGTCGAAGCCATGGTGTTTTCCTCGACCTGCGCGACCTATGGCGATCCGGTGCGGCTGCCGATGGACGAGGCCCACCCGCAGGCGCCGCTGAACCCCTATGGCCGCTCCAAGCTGATGATCGAGCAGGCGCTGGCCGACTATTCGACCTATGCCGGCTTCCGCTCTGTGTCGTTGCGCTATTTCAACGCGGCGGGCGCGGACGAGGAGGGGCGGATCGGCGAGCGCCACCATCCGGAAACCCACGCCATTCCGCTGGCGGTGCAGACGGCGCTGGGCGTGCGTCAGGGCTTCAAGCTGTTCGGCGACGACTATGACACCCGCGACGGCACGGCAGTGCGCGACTACATCCACGTGATGGACCTCGCCGACGCCCATGTGCGGGCGCTGCGCTATCTGCTGGACGGGGGCGAGACCACGGCGATCAACCTCGGCACCGGCACGGGCACCACGGTGAAGGAACTGGTCGAAACCATCCGGCGCACGACCAACCGGGCCTTCCCGGTCGAGGTGGTGGAGCGCAGGCCTGGGGACGCTCCATGCCTGGTGGCCAACAATACCCGGGCGCGCGAGGTGCTGGGCTGGACGCCGACGCGAACGCTGGACGACATCGTGCGCACCGCCTGGCGCTGGCACGCCGCCGAGATCGAGCGCGCCACGCCGGAGCTTGTTTGA
- a CDS encoding 2Fe-2S iron-sulfur cluster-binding protein — MAKITYIEHDGTEHAVEVKPGLSVMEGAIRNNVPGIDADCGGACACATCHVYVDEAWREATGKPSAMEESMLDFAEEVEPNSRLSCQIRISDALDGLIVRLPENQH, encoded by the coding sequence ATGGCCAAGATCACCTACATCGAGCACGACGGAACCGAGCATGCGGTCGAGGTGAAGCCCGGCCTCTCGGTCATGGAAGGCGCCATCCGCAACAATGTGCCGGGGATCGACGCGGATTGCGGCGGCGCCTGCGCCTGCGCCACGTGCCATGTCTATGTCGACGAAGCCTGGCGCGAGGCGACAGGCAAGCCCTCGGCCATGGAGGAGTCCATGCTCGACTTCGCCGAAGAGGTTGAGCCGAACTCACGCCTCTCGTGTCAGATCCGGATATCGGACGCCCTGGACGGCCTGATCGTCCGCCTGCCGGAAAACCAGCACTAG